Proteins encoded together in one Lysinibacter cavernae window:
- a CDS encoding ABC transporter substrate-binding protein, translating into MIRRPFRTAMAALVVVAVLSGCTSGPTPGSELRIATPQPVTSFNAQTVFGDSPSNQGVLSATDGGFFEPHAEQQRVLNQSFGDVSVDSLDPLTVTYTLGDSATWSDGVAVSPADLLLAWAGISGVLNDSGAKREALIDQESGLPTAAFTGKTVFFDGMPNGLEHAATTPVVDEKTGAVTLVFDEPVVDWRLIFDIGVPAHVVAAQALGSADATEGQNAILAAIQNNDRAALASISRQWSTGFVASEITDAATQLVATGPYSVTAIGETLELTANDNYAGSSRASIETILVDVDRDVSGTIEAIAGGDLDVALVAPTDELLTAMKAAKSDESDVILTSGQGSLFEHLDLQFARSANGTFDKPEVRQAFLMTVPRQEIVDSLIGPFDADATPRDTFLLPQGHPNEETLAADSGVAAFAKPNIDKAKSMLASAGVKSPTVCILFDAQNARRAATFELIRASADQAGFVVTDCSSDDWLSKLGVPGAYDASLFAWETNAAVTTPTLRYGSKDAPANFNFYANGAVDAALLKLSKQAGGKPVLAKPADQAAILEQVNLSLTDPTLGTESVDALVKIEQTLWADAYGMPLYQQPEIVVHRAGVTGIDAGALTPGLLWNVAQWRVTG; encoded by the coding sequence GTGATTCGACGTCCGTTTCGCACGGCGATGGCAGCACTCGTTGTTGTCGCCGTGCTCAGCGGCTGTACCAGCGGTCCAACCCCCGGTTCCGAGCTTCGTATCGCAACACCACAACCGGTAACTTCGTTTAACGCGCAGACCGTTTTTGGTGACAGCCCCAGCAATCAGGGTGTCCTCTCGGCCACCGACGGCGGCTTTTTCGAGCCGCATGCTGAGCAGCAGCGAGTGTTGAACCAGTCCTTTGGCGATGTGAGTGTTGACTCGCTTGACCCGCTGACCGTGACGTACACACTCGGCGATTCGGCAACCTGGTCCGACGGTGTTGCGGTCTCGCCGGCCGACTTGCTGCTCGCCTGGGCAGGGATTTCGGGCGTGCTGAACGACAGCGGAGCCAAACGAGAAGCGCTTATCGATCAAGAGAGCGGACTTCCCACCGCCGCATTTACCGGAAAAACGGTGTTCTTTGATGGGATGCCAAACGGCCTTGAACACGCGGCAACGACCCCCGTTGTTGACGAGAAAACGGGTGCGGTCACCCTTGTGTTTGATGAGCCTGTTGTTGACTGGCGTCTGATCTTTGACATTGGCGTGCCCGCTCACGTCGTGGCCGCTCAAGCGCTCGGAAGTGCTGACGCTACCGAGGGCCAGAACGCGATCCTCGCCGCTATCCAGAACAATGACCGGGCGGCCCTCGCGAGCATTTCGCGGCAGTGGAGCACGGGATTTGTCGCGAGCGAGATAACGGATGCCGCCACGCAGCTCGTCGCAACCGGGCCATATTCGGTCACCGCAATAGGTGAGACGCTTGAGCTCACCGCAAACGACAACTATGCCGGGTCGAGCAGGGCCTCAATCGAAACGATCCTCGTTGACGTTGACCGCGATGTCTCTGGAACCATCGAGGCAATTGCCGGTGGAGATCTTGACGTGGCGCTTGTTGCCCCAACCGACGAATTGTTGACCGCGATGAAGGCGGCGAAAAGCGACGAGAGCGACGTCATCCTGACTTCAGGACAGGGCAGCCTGTTTGAACATCTTGACCTGCAATTTGCCCGATCAGCAAACGGTACATTTGACAAACCAGAGGTGCGCCAAGCGTTTTTGATGACCGTGCCTCGGCAAGAGATCGTTGACTCGCTGATTGGTCCGTTTGATGCGGACGCTACCCCGCGTGACACCTTCCTCCTTCCGCAGGGGCACCCCAACGAGGAGACACTGGCTGCCGACTCCGGTGTGGCCGCCTTTGCCAAGCCAAATATCGACAAGGCCAAGTCCATGCTGGCATCGGCCGGCGTGAAGTCGCCGACCGTTTGCATCTTGTTTGACGCGCAGAACGCGAGACGGGCTGCGACCTTTGAGCTCATTCGGGCTTCCGCGGATCAGGCAGGGTTTGTGGTCACAGATTGCTCAAGCGACGACTGGTTGTCAAAACTGGGTGTTCCTGGCGCCTACGATGCGTCGCTGTTTGCGTGGGAGACAAACGCCGCCGTCACGACTCCGACTCTCCGCTACGGTTCGAAGGATGCGCCGGCAAACTTCAATTTCTACGCCAACGGGGCGGTTGATGCTGCCCTCCTGAAACTCTCGAAGCAGGCTGGCGGCAAGCCGGTCTTGGCAAAACCAGCGGACCAGGCGGCCATCCTTGAACAGGTCAATTTGTCACTCACCGACCCAACACTCGGCACAGAGTCGGTTGACGCGCTCGTCAAGATCGAGCAAACGCTGTGGGCGGATGCCTACGGCATGCCGCTCTATCAGCAACCGGAAATTGTGGTGCATCGCGCGGGCGTCACGGGAATTGATGCCGGCGCCCTCACTCCTGGCTTGCTCTGGAATGTGGCACAGTGGCGGGTAACCGGATAG
- a CDS encoding dipeptide ABC transporter ATP-binding protein — translation MSNVVEIQNLEVAFSTDAGAVKAVDGVSLAVESGRVLAIVGESGSGKTVTAKTILGLLPDTATASGAILLQHNGGPETRNVIGLTGERLRDIRGTDVAMVFQEPSTALNPVYTVGWQIIEGLRAHGKFGKKEARELAIEMLGKVGIPSPEKRIDYYPHQFSGGQKQRIVIAMALVLNPGLIVADEPTTALDVTVQAEILDLLRRCRDEFGTAIVLITHNMGVVADLADDVAVMYQGKVVEHADVHTLFASPQNDYTKALLEAVPHLGQGVEAAKSRQVERDTANTGAAPLVVAKDLVIEYPGRLGQPTFRAVNSVSFEIGAGEVLGLVGESGSGKTTIGRAIAGLGPISGGSLQVLGNEMYRFKERNFKKTRADIGFVFQDPASSFNPLLTIAECVAEPLIIHGRAKSAKDARQRVNELLEAVQLPKAFGDRYPHELSGGQRQRASLARGLALDPKLLIADEPTSALDVSVQARVLELFTELQRELGFAALFISHDLAVVELLADRIAVLYKGELVEKGTGEEVLLNPTHPYTQRLLASLPVPDPIEQAARRERLSELVRAEQNQG, via the coding sequence ATGTCTAACGTTGTAGAGATACAAAACCTCGAGGTCGCCTTTTCGACCGACGCTGGGGCTGTCAAAGCCGTGGATGGCGTCTCGCTTGCCGTCGAGTCCGGTCGGGTTCTTGCCATCGTGGGGGAGTCCGGAAGTGGCAAGACCGTCACCGCAAAAACCATCCTCGGTCTGCTGCCCGATACCGCAACGGCCTCGGGCGCAATCCTCTTGCAACACAACGGAGGGCCGGAAACACGCAACGTGATCGGGCTGACGGGGGAGCGCCTGCGCGACATCCGTGGAACCGACGTTGCGATGGTATTTCAGGAGCCGTCGACGGCTCTGAACCCGGTGTATACGGTTGGTTGGCAGATCATCGAGGGGCTTCGCGCCCACGGCAAGTTCGGCAAAAAAGAGGCGCGTGAGCTTGCCATCGAGATGCTGGGCAAGGTCGGCATCCCGTCGCCTGAGAAGCGAATCGACTACTACCCACACCAGTTCTCTGGTGGGCAAAAGCAGCGAATCGTGATCGCGATGGCCTTGGTGCTCAACCCAGGTTTGATCGTTGCCGACGAGCCAACAACGGCGCTCGATGTGACCGTCCAGGCCGAGATCCTCGACCTGCTGCGCCGCTGCCGCGACGAGTTTGGCACGGCGATCGTGCTCATCACCCACAACATGGGCGTGGTTGCAGACCTCGCCGACGATGTTGCCGTGATGTACCAGGGCAAGGTTGTTGAGCATGCGGACGTCCACACGCTGTTTGCCTCACCACAGAACGACTACACCAAGGCCCTGCTTGAGGCAGTTCCTCACCTTGGGCAGGGTGTCGAGGCGGCAAAGTCACGTCAGGTAGAGCGCGACACCGCCAACACCGGCGCGGCCCCACTCGTTGTCGCGAAAGACCTCGTGATTGAGTATCCCGGACGACTCGGTCAGCCAACCTTCCGTGCCGTCAACTCCGTTAGCTTCGAGATTGGCGCAGGAGAGGTGCTTGGCCTTGTTGGCGAAAGCGGTTCTGGCAAGACCACAATCGGTCGCGCCATCGCTGGGCTTGGCCCCATCAGTGGCGGATCGCTGCAGGTGCTTGGCAACGAGATGTATCGCTTCAAAGAGCGCAACTTCAAGAAGACTCGTGCCGATATTGGGTTTGTGTTCCAGGACCCGGCTTCGAGTTTCAATCCGCTGTTGACCATTGCCGAGTGTGTGGCAGAGCCGCTGATTATCCACGGGCGTGCGAAGTCCGCAAAGGATGCTCGCCAGCGGGTCAACGAGTTGCTTGAGGCCGTGCAGCTGCCGAAGGCGTTTGGCGACCGATACCCGCACGAACTGAGCGGTGGACAGCGCCAGCGCGCAAGCCTCGCTCGAGGCCTTGCGCTCGATCCAAAGCTGCTGATTGCTGATGAGCCCACATCGGCTCTTGACGTTTCGGTGCAGGCCCGCGTGCTTGAGCTCTTCACCGAGTTGCAGCGGGAGCTGGGCTTCGCGGCTCTCTTCATCAGCCACGACCTGGCGGTTGTTGAGTTGCTCGCCGACCGTATCGCGGTGCTCTATAAGGGCGAGCTCGTAGAGAAGGGCACGGGAGAAGAAGTGCTCTTGAACCCGACGCATCCATACACCCAGCGGTTGTTGGCTTCGTTGCCTGTGCCAGATCCGATTGAGCAGGCCGCCCGCCGCGAGCGTCTGAGCGAGCTGGTGCGTGCGGAACAGAACCAGGGGTAG
- the typA gene encoding translational GTPase TypA, whose translation MALATRDDLRNVAIVAHVDHGKTTLVDAMLKQTNSFDAHFETDERMMDSNDLEREKGITILAKNTAILYEGKHATNGPVTINVVDTPGHADFGGEVERALSMVDGVVLLVDSSEGPLPQTRFVLRKALESNLPVILLVNKTDRPDSRIDAVVSESQDLLLGLASDMADEHPDLDLDAILDVPVVYASGRAGAASRNKPNDGTLPDNDDLEPLFEAILEHVPAPQYDDEHPLQAHVTNLDSSPFLGRIALLRVHHGTINKGQTVAWVRHDGTVQNVRITELMLTKALTRFPAESAGPGDIVAVAGIADITIGETIADADDVRPLPMIEIDDPAISMTIGTNTSPLVGKVKGHKLTARMVKDRLDRELIGNISLKVLDVGRPDAWEVQGRGELALSILVENMRREGFELTVGKPQVVTKRIDGKIHEPFEHLTIDAPEEYLGAITQLLAARKGRMDGMSNHGTGWVRMEFIVPARGLIGFRTEFMTTTRGTGIANAISHGYEPWAGAIVTRVNGSIVADRSGVATPFAMINLQERMSFFVQPTEEVYEGMVIGENSRSEDMDVNVTKEKKLTNMRAASSDTFESMTPPRQLSLEECLEFAREDECVEVTPEAIRIRKVELDASARQRSTARLKKQNE comes from the coding sequence ATGGCTTTGGCCACCCGCGATGACCTTCGAAACGTTGCGATCGTCGCCCACGTAGACCACGGCAAGACGACTCTCGTCGACGCCATGCTTAAGCAGACAAACTCGTTCGACGCACACTTCGAGACCGACGAGCGCATGATGGACTCGAACGATCTTGAGCGCGAAAAGGGAATCACGATTCTCGCCAAGAACACGGCGATCCTCTACGAAGGAAAGCACGCGACCAACGGCCCAGTCACCATCAACGTGGTTGACACCCCTGGTCACGCTGACTTCGGTGGCGAGGTTGAGCGTGCGCTCAGCATGGTTGACGGCGTAGTTCTGCTCGTTGACTCGAGCGAAGGCCCACTGCCGCAGACCCGCTTTGTGCTCCGTAAGGCACTCGAGAGCAACCTCCCCGTTATCCTGCTGGTGAACAAGACCGACCGTCCCGACTCCCGCATCGACGCTGTTGTCTCGGAAAGCCAGGACCTGCTGCTTGGTCTCGCTTCCGACATGGCAGACGAGCACCCAGACCTTGACCTCGACGCCATCCTTGACGTTCCTGTTGTCTACGCATCTGGCCGCGCCGGTGCTGCGAGCCGCAACAAGCCAAACGATGGCACCCTGCCAGACAACGACGACCTTGAGCCACTGTTTGAGGCCATCCTTGAGCACGTACCTGCGCCGCAGTACGACGACGAGCACCCGCTGCAGGCCCACGTCACCAACCTCGACTCTTCGCCGTTCCTCGGTCGTATCGCGCTCCTTCGCGTTCACCACGGCACGATCAACAAGGGTCAGACGGTCGCTTGGGTTCGTCACGACGGAACCGTGCAGAACGTACGCATCACCGAGCTCATGCTCACGAAGGCGCTGACCCGTTTCCCCGCTGAGAGCGCTGGCCCCGGCGACATCGTTGCTGTTGCCGGTATCGCCGACATCACCATTGGTGAGACCATCGCAGACGCCGACGACGTTCGTCCGCTGCCGATGATCGAGATCGACGATCCAGCCATCTCGATGACTATCGGTACCAACACCTCGCCCCTCGTTGGCAAGGTAAAGGGCCACAAGCTCACGGCACGTATGGTGAAAGACCGCCTCGACCGCGAGCTCATCGGTAACATCTCGCTCAAGGTTCTCGATGTTGGCCGCCCCGACGCTTGGGAAGTTCAGGGTCGTGGCGAGCTCGCCCTGTCGATTCTTGTTGAGAACATGCGTCGCGAGGGCTTCGAGCTCACGGTTGGTAAGCCGCAGGTTGTGACCAAGCGTATTGACGGCAAGATCCACGAGCCGTTTGAGCACCTCACCATCGATGCTCCTGAGGAGTACCTCGGTGCGATCACGCAGTTGCTCGCAGCTCGCAAGGGTCGCATGGATGGCATGTCGAACCACGGCACCGGCTGGGTCCGCATGGAGTTCATCGTTCCAGCACGTGGCCTCATTGGCTTCCGCACTGAGTTCATGACCACCACGCGTGGTACCGGTATCGCAAACGCTATCTCGCACGGCTACGAGCCTTGGGCTGGCGCAATCGTTACCCGCGTCAACGGCTCGATTGTTGCTGACCGCTCTGGTGTTGCAACGCCGTTCGCCATGATCAACCTGCAGGAGCGCATGTCGTTCTTTGTCCAGCCGACCGAAGAGGTCTACGAGGGCATGGTTATCGGCGAGAACTCGCGTTCAGAAGACATGGATGTGAACGTTACGAAAGAGAAGAAGCTCACCAACATGCGTGCGGCTTCGTCTGACACGTTTGAGTCGATGACGCCTCCTCGTCAGCTGTCGCTTGAAGAGTGCCTTGAGTTCGCCCGTGAAGACGAGTGTGTTGAGGTCACCCCTGAGGCGATCCGCATTCGCAAGGTAGAGCTTGACGCGTCTGCTCGCCAGCGCAGCACTGCTCGCCTCAAGAAGCAGAACGAGTAA